The window TTAAAAATAATCAATAGATGAGGAAGAATCCGAGCGTTTATTTTAGGGGTAGAATAAGATAGAAAATCCAATTTGGAGAATCTTGTTTAGGGATTATAAAAATTACTTATGTATATAACTAAATAAAAAAGCTGAAAATATGCTTCATACTTCCAGCTTAATAAAAATGATTTAACCAAAATCAAGGTTGCCGTAAGGTGTAATTGGTGATAATTGAGTAATAATAATTTCTTCAATAGTCATGGGAACTCCTCCTTTTTTAACAGTGTAATTTTAAAATACACCATTAATATTTTGTATTTAATATTTAATACAACTCTATAATATAACATTAAGGTACTATTATGCAAGTATATAAACAATATAATTGAAAGGATATGATTAAATGGGACATTTGGGAGGAAAAATAAAAGAAATTCGTTTGATAAAAGGAATTACACAAAGAGAGCTTGCTGAGGGAATTTGTACACAAGCCACTATTAGTAATTTAGAAAATGAAACGAGTTTACCATCGTTATCGATTTTACTATCGATTGCCGATCGCTTGAATATTGATTTTAGTGAAATTTATGAATATATCGCAATTAATGGGAACAGCTATTCTGAAATATTTAAACGAGTTCGTGTGATGTGTGGACAAAGAAAACATAAAGAAGCCTATGATTTAATTAAAGAAAAAATTGAGTTTGACAAACTTGGAACACCATATGAGTTAAAACAATACTACTACTATATTGGTATTACAAACTTAATTGGTTTCAAAAACTATTCAGATGCTCACTATTATTTTAATTTAGCTTTGTCGACAGTCGTTGGAAAGAACCTAGACTTCTTAGATGTACTGGCAACGAACGGAATAGGTGTTGCTTATTTAATGGATAATGAACTAGAAAAAGCCCGAACTTACTTTGAAAAATCATTGGTTCAGCTAAATGAAATCATCGGGACAAGTAATAGTCTTCAAGATAGTCTTGAAATAACTAAAATTTACTACAATACTGCAAAATTCTATTCAAGTGTTGAAGATTACGAAAAAGCAATTCAACTGTCAACATTGGGAATTGACTTATTGCACCGTGAAAATTTATCTTACTATTTAGATTTTCTTTTATATGAAAAAGGTTTTAATCTAATGAAATTAGGTGAAAAAACAGAAGCTAGTGAATATTATTTCTACGCGGCAGCAATGGCAAAATTAAACAATAATGAACATGCGATTGAGGGCATTAAAGCGGATATGAAAAAATATAAAATTCCAAGCTACAAATATTCATAAACTAATAAAATACATCACTGACAAGGATACTTTCAGTGGTGTATTTTATTTTAAAATAACACCTAGTAGGAAATTAATAGAAGCCTGATTAAGAATTGTAATTTATTGACTGATGTAATTAGATTTAAATTCGTTAAACTAGCCTATCTACTTGAAATAGAGGTAGATAGGACTTACGATGACTCCAGAAGGAAATTAAAGTTAATTTAAAAATCCCTGTAAGCTCATTTTATTGAGTTTACAGGGATTTTGTTAATTGAAATGCGGATTAGTAGTTTTTTCAATACCAATCGTTGTATCGTCGCCATGACCAGGATAAACAACCAAGTTATCTGGCAAAGTGAATAGTTCTGTGTTGATAGATTCGATTAATTGTTGAAAACTAGCATTTGGTAAATCTGTTCGTCCAATACTGCCTTTAAATAAAGCATCGCCAACAACTACAAAATCATCAAAAATAAAACTAACACTACCAATAGAATGGCCAGGAGTTGGGACAACTTTAAATTGAATTCCTTCCAAGTCGTATTTTTGATAGGCTAAATCAAATTCAGCAGGATTGGCAATAACCGATTGACCAAAACGTTCAGATAGATTTAACTCTGGTGAACCTAACCAAGATTGTTCAGCTGGATCAATATAAACAGGAATCTTAAAATGGTTGCGAATGTCTTCAAGGGCACCAATGTGGTCAAAATGTGCATGTGTAAGTAAAATAGCTACAGGAGTAACAGCCAAAGTTGCAATCGTAGCAATGATTTTATCCGCATCATTACCTGGATCAACAACGATACAATTTTTTTGATTTGAGAGGATATAACAATTTTCTTCAATAGTACCAGTCTTAATTCGTATTACCTTCAACATAAATGAATCCACCTTCTTTAATAAGATAAGTAAAGTATAACGGAAAAAGCCTTTTTTGAAAATGGGAAAGACTTCCACTAGATATAAAGTATTTTTAGTTATGATAATAGTATATTTCTAAAAAATTGTTACTTTATGCTAGAAAAAAAGAAATAAACAGGAAAAAAAACCGATATATTTGTGTAGTTATTTAAAAAAAACAATTAAAATGAACAAATTGTGAACAAATGTTTTGACTTTTTTTAGTTTTTTAATTTTATGTAGTCTAAATTAGAGTTGCTATAAAGTAAGAGAAAC is drawn from Carnobacterium gallinarum DSM 4847 and contains these coding sequences:
- a CDS encoding helix-turn-helix domain-containing protein is translated as MGHLGGKIKEIRLIKGITQRELAEGICTQATISNLENETSLPSLSILLSIADRLNIDFSEIYEYIAINGNSYSEIFKRVRVMCGQRKHKEAYDLIKEKIEFDKLGTPYELKQYYYYIGITNLIGFKNYSDAHYYFNLALSTVVGKNLDFLDVLATNGIGVAYLMDNELEKARTYFEKSLVQLNEIIGTSNSLQDSLEITKIYYNTAKFYSSVEDYEKAIQLSTLGIDLLHRENLSYYLDFLLYEKGFNLMKLGEKTEASEYYFYAAAMAKLNNNEHAIEGIKADMKKYKIPSYKYS
- a CDS encoding MBL fold metallo-hydrolase, producing MLKVIRIKTGTIEENCYILSNQKNCIVVDPGNDADKIIATIATLAVTPVAILLTHAHFDHIGALEDIRNHFKIPVYIDPAEQSWLGSPELNLSERFGQSVIANPAEFDLAYQKYDLEGIQFKVVPTPGHSIGSVSFIFDDFVVVGDALFKGSIGRTDLPNASFQQLIESINTELFTLPDNLVVYPGHGDDTTIGIEKTTNPHFN